The window gcaacactcttttgcaatcgagataaccaactaattGCCGTTTTTTTTTTGAAACAGTTTTTTTTTctctcgttttgtataaatgtctccatactcTAACATGAAGATACCTTCACATCCATTGCCGAATGGTGGGGAACGGTTTATGTTTTGGAAAATTGTTCGCTATCTGGTAACCAACAACTTACACACGGTAGGGTTTTTGTGAAGCTAGATAATCCAGCAACTGTTAATGATGCACTTAAACTTATCTACAAATCTAAAGCCTATTTCATAAAGGTTGAAGAAGAATGTAAAAAATGTCTGTTGAAAAAAGATAAGCCGGATGAACAAGATTTCAGTAGCAATTACTCTGATCAATCTACAGAGTGCATTGATTCAGACGATCTTTCGAGTTGTGAATATAATGATTTTCCATCAGAAAATAATTACGGGCTTTACAATGATGTTTTCTGTGGAAAGGATTTCGACGGCAAGGTAAACGAAGAATCCGATACCGGTGATGATGACAGTTCGGTTAAGTTTGCCGGAATTCAAAAAAAGATGGTGACAGAGCTAGAAGATGAGGAGTCGGGGTGCTTTGGTATTGGGAATTTATTTAATGATAGTGTCGAATTTGTGTCAGAGACCAAGGAGAATGTCTGCAGCTATTGTCCAGGTcccaatgaaaataataataacaacaaacctAGCGATAAAGATGGGGGCTCGATGGTTAAGGAAAATAAATCGACAGGTACGTTAGAAGTGGATAAGGAGACGACTGGGATTAATGACTTGGGTGATAATGGGCCTTTCGCTCAGGAGCCCATAGAGTTGAATTTAAATAGGCCAGTTGGGCCATGTAATCTTGGGTCACAGTCTAATGAGCCCAACCTGATGCAAGATGGACCATCAAATAATCTTGGGGTGCAGCCTGCTGATAATGAGTTACCTGGGGCACCACCGACTCACAACAATAACCCCAAAATTTTAAATCCCAAGAAGAGACACAAAAGCGactccggatcgcacttctacctcacggatttgcttctcgggtaaacaccctcaaaacgcgtcatcacagagtgcgcagcacaactggtatgatactgtccgctctgggccacaggccgatcaccgacaggccaacttgccccggatcgcacctacccgcacggctttaaacgcgtcttaccagaagaggtatccacacccttataaggagtgctttgttttcctctcccaccgatgtgggacgagtctgttacaactctcccccccttcaggacactgcgtccccgcagtgcacatcgatgcgggccccagctctgataccataagtaacatcaccatcagcccgtagtatgatattgtccgctttggacacaagccgatcaccgacgggctacccgcgcacgagtacaaccccggatcgcacttctacctcacggatttgcttctcgggtaaacaccctcaaaacgcgtcatcacagagtgcgcagcacaactagtatgatactgtccgctctgggccacaggccgatcaccgacaggccaacttgccccggatcgcacctacccgcacggctttaaacgcgtcttaccagaagaggtatccacacccttataaggagtgctttgttttcctctcccaccgatgtgggacgagtctgttacaactctcccccccttcaggacactgcgtccccgcagtgcacatcgatgcgggccccagctctgataccataagtaacatcaccatcagcccgtagtatgatattgtccgctttggacacaagccgatcaccgacgggctacccgcgcacgagtacaaccccggatcgcacttctacctcacgaatACTTCCAATAATTCGACAAAATTAAATGAATTCTCAACCTGCAGCGCTTGTTATTGGAAGACGATGGATACTTGCAGGGCCTCATCTAGGTTTTTGCGATTCAAAAAATTGGCCAGGCGAGCTGCGAATGGTGATAAGACATCAAAATTCAGATGTAAAGCGTGTGGCAGAAAGTCAAAATTGAAAGCTAAAGGTGCTGTAGCAGGGTCATCAGGGAAGTGTAATGGTATTCCAGAGGCTAATACTTCTGTCAGCAGTGGCGAATTAAGGAAATATGGGGAGCAAATCGGATTGAGGTGGCCTACCTCTAATCCACATTAAGCTTCCTGTTTTTTCTTTGTTCACCCTTCATCGTTTTTTTCAATCTTATCATGAAGATTTTGTCCTTAAATATTCGTGGTTTTGCCGTCGAGGGGAAATTCGGGTGGGTCAAGAGCATTTGCTATAATGAAAAACCTAGTATTGCGGTTTTCCAAGAAACGAAGTGTCATACACTTAATGATCGTTGGATCCAAAACCTATGGGGTAGTAATGATTGCGGTTTTATCCAAAAGGAGGTTAGGGGTAATTCAGGGGGTTTGCTAGTGATTTGGGATACCGGGTGTTTTGAGGCTACTGAGGCAGCATGTAATGACTACTTTTTAGTTGTTAGAGGTAAATGGAAATCTTCCGGCCAAGAGTCTGTTATTGTTAATGTGTATGGGCCTCACGATGATTGTAATAAGAAAATATTTTGGGATTCTTTGGACGGACTTTTGAGAAAACTTGATTCGGCGTGGCTACTATGTGGCGATTTTAATGAGGTTAGAGATCCGTCGGATAGACTTAACTGTTAATTTTTTCGGTACCGTGCAGATCGCTTTAATGACTTCATCTCAAGAAACAATTTGATTGAGATTCCGATTAGTGGGAAGAAATTTATGCGTATTAGTGATGATGGGGTTAAATTAAGCAAGTTAGATAGGTTTTTGGCAACGGATAATTTCCTCCATCTATGGGATGACCTCTCGATTGTTGCATTGGATAGAAGGCTTTCGGACCATAGTCCTCTCATTCTTCGTGACAAATTCATTGACTATGGCCCGAAGCCATTTAAAGTGTTTGATGTTTGGCTTGATAAGGATGGGGTGGAAAAGATCATCCAAGATGCTTGGGATGTTCCAATTCGATTTTCAAGAAAAGATTGCAATTTTAGAGATAGACTTAAAAATGTCAAGAGTGCTTTGAAAGTATGGAGTGCGAGTACGTTCAGTAGTCTTGATTGTGAGATAAATGAACTTAAAAGGAAGGCTATGGAGTGGGAATTAAAAGCAGAATCTTCACCTCTTAGTGATCGGGATCGTGGGGAATGGTTAGATTGTAGGAGAAAATGGATCGAAAAAGAAAATATCAAAGCAAATGTGTTGAAGCAAAAGGCGCGAATTCGTTGGATTCTAGAGGGGATGAAAACTCTAAATTCTTTCACTCTACCATTCGAAGAAAGTATAGTAAGTCAAATTTAAGAGGGATCCACATCAACGGGGTTTGGAGTGATAATCCGGGGGAGGTAAAAGATGCTGTTTTTCAACATTTCAAAAGTATTTTTTGTACAACAAACCATGAGAGACCGAGGCTGCCAGTCTTGGGCAGTAGGGATGAATTGAGGTGCAACATGCTGACATCAGTGGAAGCTAATGCCTTGGAAACTGTTTTCAGTGAAACTGAGATTTGGGACGCGGTCAAGGATTGCGGGAGTACGAAAGCACCGGGGCCAGACGGCTTTAATTTAAGGTTCTACAAAAAATTTTGGCCTATAATTAAAAAAGATCTCACGGAGGCAATTAATGCTTTCTGGGAAAGTGGGGAGTTTTCACCCGGGTGCAACGCCTCTTTCATTACTCTTATTCCGAAAAAATCGGATCCTTTATGTCTCAATGACTACCGGCCCATTAGTTTGCTAGGGAGCTACTATAAAATCGTCGCGAAATTACTTTCCAACCGGCTTAGGAAAGTTATTCCAAATCTTGTAGGTTATGAGCAAAGTGCCTTTATAAAAGGCAGAAACATTGTAGATGGGGCGTTAATTGCAAACGAAACCCTCGAATTCTTAAAACAAAAACGCCTAAAAAGTCTAATCTTTAAAGTTGACTTTGAAAAAGCGTTTGATTGTTTGAGTTGGGAATTTTTAATGGAAATAATGTCCTTAATGGGGTTCGGGGATAAATGGAGAAAATGGATCTATTCGTGTTTAAAGTCGGCTTCTATTTCTATTCTAGGTTTCTATTTCTATTCTAGTCAATGGCTCACCGACAAACGAATTCAAACTTGAACGTGGTGTACGGCAAGGCGACCCGCTTTCGCCTTTTTTATTCATCCTTGCGGCGGAAGGGCTAGACTTACTAACTAAAGCTGCTGTTAGTAATAATCTTTTCGAGGGTGTTGAAATAGGGTATGACAAGATTCCGATTTCGTTGCTCCAATACGCGGACGATACTATTTTTTTTCGGGAAGTGGTGCGATGGGAATATTGAAAATCTTCTAAAGTTATTAAAATGTTTTGAATTAACCTCGGGTTTAAAGGTTAATTACAATAAAAGCAATCTTTTTGGGGTGGGGGTCGAGTCTTTCGAGGTTGAGAACATGGCAAGATTATTCGGTTGTAAGGTTGGGTCTTTCCCGTGTACATATCTTGGTCTTCCCATTGGTGCGAAAATGAACAAACTTAGTAATTGGGAGCCGGTGATTAAAAAATTTGAAAAAAGATTAGCGGATTGGAAAGCTCGTTCGATGTCATTTGGTGGACGTTTGACTCTCGTTAAATCGGTGTTAAATAGTTTACCGTTGTATTACTTTTCGCTCTTCCGTGCCCCGCCATGCGTGCTAAATAAACTTGagtgtttaagaaggaattttttttggggcgggtcgggttgTGAGACAAAAATTGCGTGGGTTAAATGGGACAATGTTATTCGTCCTTTCGAGGAGGGCGGGTTAAATTTGGGCTCTTTAAAATCTAAAAACATGGAtttaatcggcaagtggtggtggaggtttaaaaccgaatctGCTTCTTTGTGGGTTAAAGTCATCGAAAGCATTTACGGGGAGTCGGGTTTACTCGAGTCGTGGGTTCAACCTCACTCCTTTCCTACTAACTCTACTTGGTCTAGTATCATTAAAACAGGTGGAAGCATCGAGTCTCTCGGTGTGAATTTCAAGTCGTCTTTTGTCAAGTTAATTGGCGATGGAAAAAGCACTTCTTTTTGGATGGATACTTGGCTAACGGACGTGCCCCTAAAAGTCAAGTTCAGCAGATTGGTACGACTGGAAACGGATCAGCAAGCTTCAGTTTTCAATCGAGTTGGATGGGATGGTACGAAATGTGTCGGTTCATGGGTCTGGTCTAGATCACCTTCTAGGCAAACTCAAGTGGAATTGGATGAACTTAATGCTTTGCTGGGTTCTGTTGTAATCGTCCCGGATAAAGCAGATTCATGGAAGTGGTCATTGAGTGGTAACGGTAAATTCACTACTAAAATTCTGTCTGATGAGATTATGCTTCATTTACTTCAGCCTATTGTGAATACTTGAGAAACCATGCGAAATTCCTTAGTTCCAAAGAAAGTTGAGGTGTTTGTGTGGAGGGCTAAACGGAGAAGGTTACCCGTCTTGACGGAACTCGACAAACGCGGGATCGACCTCCACTCGGTTAGATGCCCAATTTGCGATAATGATATCGAGACGGTTGACCATTCCCTTATCTTTTGTAAAGACACCTTGGATATTTGGAACAAAGTCTACAAATGGTGGGGTTTTAATGGTGTTACAAATCTCAGCATTAGCGAAATTTTTTGTGGCAACTCTCCTCATCAGTTATCGACATTGGGTGCGAAGATTTGGCAAGCGGTTGAGTGGTCGTGCGGTTACCTCATTTGGAAGAATCGTAATCAAAAAGTGTTTTGTAATAAAAGTTGGAACCCGCCGGTTGCTCTAAACGAGATACAAGTAAAAAACTATAATTGGATTGCGAAGCGATGCAAGTCTAAGAAGATCGAATGGCATACTTGGTTGCACAATCCACTAAGTTTTATTGCATAATTAAAGTGTATTTGGGCTAGTGTGCTAGGATACAATCTTTGTAATTTAGTATATAGTCCAAGTCATCCAGTATGCATTGTGTGTAAGGGTACTTTCCCCATTCTGATGTACATTTGAGATTCTGTATATATACAAATATGctctgcttttcaaaaaaaaaaaaaaataaaaaaaaaagtcaatcATATGTGGATATGCACATCAATGTCCGGGTCACTTCAAGTTCAAcatatattattgttatttatttatttatttatttattttttgctaaaatcaagattactattaaaattatgatGTCTTCATCACTAGATGAAGGATCCGAAAAACAGATACACCAAAATCGATGACCATAAGgctaaaaaaaaagtaaaacaaaTCTAAAACTAGCAACTCTAACTGAGCCATAACAACCATGACAAACAAGAGTAACGACCATGACAAACAACCATGACAAACAAGAGTAACACGACAATACACATCGATACAACAAAACAAGAAAAAGCAAGTGCAATAAACCTATAACGTATACAAGTACAAAAATGAAAGTAACTATGAGGTGCCCTTACCATTCCGTTTATCCGAATGTGATGCCATCCCCTCGATCTTATCAATATGGACGCCTTTGCCACTACGCGATGAAAATTGATAAGCAATAATGTTCGACGAGCTACTTTCAATATGAATACTCTCTCAAGGTAGAATCTCCCCCCGGTCCACCAAATTTTGAAAAGGGCCTTTTTTTGTAGCACTTGAGGAACCCGCATCAATAATTTCCATATCAATAGCTTTCGAAGTATTTGCAGCTCCACCGCTTCTTCTTCATCTCTTAATGACAATCGGTCACTTGATTTTTTCCCTTTCTGTTTTCTTTTTATGGATTTTGGTGGCTTGAGATCAACAACTTTCTCTACACTAATCGACTCAACTTCTTCATTATGATCTCTAAAAACAATGGATCCAGAAGTTATACCTAAATTCGGTTTATTTTTTTGGGCCGCAAGACTTAGTGGGCCTTCGATCCTTTAGGTCACAATTAACGACGTATGAAAAAGTActcttaaaatataattagtttaactatagaacttatatatttttaaaatttatgattTTTTTAAGTAAAAATTATCTAAAGTACTctacaatataattagttttgaaaaaagaAATTGAGATCCCATTAAATATTCATTCTGGATTCGCGACGACTGCTATTCAGGTCAGTAACTTTTTAAATATTAGGCCCTATTGAGCCACTTAACTTTCCAAGTTCCAACCTAAAAAAATCAAaacctttttttatttttatttatattttataatttagtaattttaatttatttatttttttatcatagtaattaaattataaattgtaAATACGGTACAACAGAAAAGGTTTGAGCAaatagaaaaggaaaaaaaaaaaaaaaaaaacatttagggTTTTTCGACAGTCGATAGGATGAACCAGGATCATCAATTGCTGGAACAAAAGGTACGTGTTTTCTTCTCTCAAATCCATCCTATTTTTATCCTTTattatatcattgttattattttgattttgattttgattaggCAGTTCCTTACTCTTATACGTTATACGTTAAATCGTGTTTCATATATTACAAGCGTTAGGGAATATAAAGAAATTGGATAGGACTGAATACATGTATCATGtgttagattatggagacatttatacaaaacgagagaaaaaaaaaaaaaaaaaaaaactgttccaagttttgcacggattttgcagatttcgggaagcgtgaagcagtcaaatgcggcgcatcttgacatggatgtggcgcattcatagagcaaaatagtccgagagttattgatgcggagcattgagctgatatggcgcatcaggggtcagatgcggcgcatcaccatatcgatgcggcgcatcgagtgttggtacatgaatctggaacgtgaaaagcaagtgatgcggcgcatcacacatcagatgcggcgcatctggtgtctggcagcaagttggcaagttgcaacctttacatccgagcatgctttagcctcctttcactttaggtgcaaagttaatcactttacacctaaaattagggctgtgatcatgccattacaaggtggaaagcatggctagttggtaaacaagatgattacttgtcatgatgaagattcctagctagttgtcatggtgttcttgttttctcctatatatagaactcattgtatgcaattgtaacataccaaatacagattctcagtaataaacactctctagttggtccgtggactaaagcaatcacaccgattgcatataaccacgttatatcttgtgtcgttcttacatttacgcatttattatctttcgttcattaagtgggtttgagtgatcttgatagaatcactactcggctagtagtcttgtagaattactagcgttgtttgggtcctaatatcctaacatcaTGTTGAGTAATGTATTttgtattatgtatatataatagtaAATGCATAAGGAAAAACCTTAAACTTCCTTTTGAAAATTCATAAATTTATGCAGCTTGTTGTTAACTAttaatatacatatgcatatacatgCATATTAATGTAAAATTGAGGGGAAAAAGTGTTAGGTTGTGGTTGATGGgtgaaataggaaaaaaaaaaaaaaaaaacctttttaaCATTTGTTTGGAAATCGATAAATATAAATATGTGCTGCTTGTTGGCTCAGCAGATATATTTTAGCTAATATGTTCCCAACCATTTAATTACAGAGAATTAAGATGGTGGACCTCCTCAAACGTGCAAAAGCTGAAATTCAAGAGGCAGTATCAATCCTTGCTGAATCTCATGGCCTAACTCTTTGTCAAGTTTGGACCCACCTTTATGTTAAAAATGAGAATGTGAAGTATGCAGGTGGCAAACTACATATTCATTATTATAAAGATTGTTATAAGGATTATTATGATGCTTGTGTCAAAATAGAAGACGGGTCGGGAGGGCTCGCTCTGAAGGCACTTGAAACTTACCAGACATACTTCTCCACAAATATTATGAAAGGGGAGCTACAGGCTGTTagaatattaggacccaaacaacgctagtaattctacaagattactagccgagtagtgatactatcaagatcactcaacccacttaatgaacgaaagataataaatgcgaaaatgtaagaacgacacaagatataacgtggttatatgcaatcgttgtgattgctttagtccacggaccaactagagattaTTATATTACTGAATACTTGAGAGTGGTGTGTTACAATGACTATGAATGagctctatatatagagcaaacaagaaaccaaccaaactacaacttgatcttcaagtgtgctagtaatcatgaaagataaaccaactagccatgctttacacccactaatgacatgatcacaggcacaattagtggtgtaaagcaacccactaagcacctaaagtgaaaggagaatcaatcaagatcggatcccatgtgtgcaagttgcccacttgctgccagacatcgtgcgcgccgtgcacactcaaacgtgcgcgccgtgcacactcccaaacttcgagcaagccttctgatcaaaacttctctagtgcgcgcagggagcgcgctgcgcaccatcaccgcgcacaatcaatttgctctgtttttgatctgtttttctctgtttcacgcttaccgaaatctgcaaaatccgtgcaagtttagtgacactttttccagttttgtttaaatgtctccacactcCAACACAGGCATTGCTCCCTGCCACCTCAGCATCCGAATCTCGTTGTTGTCTTGCGATATGCTTGAGGAATATAAACACTGGATACCTTGATTATGCGTTTGAGTTCATCTTCTCATTATATGACAACAAAGACCCTTATGTCTTGTTGGATCCACTCTTTGTAAAACTAAAGAGTTGTTTGCCAAGTTTCAAGTTTTATTCTGGCGCAGAACTTGATCGTCAGTCACTGGTTGTAGATGGTGACACACTTAGCGCATTGGAAACATATGAAGAGGTTTTCATGTATCATCAATTGTCGAGATCTGGATTGGTATGTTTAACAATATATGTATTATTTATGTATGTAAATTAAAGTAACAAATAATGTTTAAAGTTATTTTGACTGTTTAACATTCATCTAATAATAACAGGTAAAGTCTGAGGACGCCCTAAAACGTGCAGGTGTTGAAATTCAAGAGGCCGTATTAAACACCCTTATTGATTCACATGGCCTAACCCTTTGTCAAGTTTGGGTCTACGGTGACGTTAAAAAAGAGAATGAGAAGTGTGCGGGCAAATTAGGCATTGGTTATTATGTTGCTGCTTTTAAGGATTATTATGATGCTTGTGTAAAAATACAAGAcgggtcgggggggggggggggggggggggggctagCTAGCTTTGAAGGCACTTGAAACTTACCAACCATACTTTTCCAGAAATATTGTTAATGGGGAGTTAA of the Rutidosis leptorrhynchoides isolate AG116_Rl617_1_P2 chromosome 5, CSIRO_AGI_Rlap_v1, whole genome shotgun sequence genome contains:
- the LOC139848605 gene encoding uncharacterized protein — protein: MKILSLNIRGFAVEGKFGWVKSICYNEKPSIAVFQETKCHTLNDRWIQNLWGSNDCGFIQKEVRGNSGGLLVIWDTGCFEATEAACNDYFLVVRGKWKSSGQESVIVNVYGPHDDYRFNDFISRNNLIEIPISGKKFMRISDDGVKLSKLDRFLATDNFLHLWDDLSIVALDRRLSDHSPLILRDKFIDYGPKPFKVFDVWLDKDGVEKIIQDAWDVPIRFSRKDCNFRDRLKNVKSALKVWSASTFSSLDCEINELKRKAMEWELKAESSPLSDRDRGEWLDCRRKWIEKENIKANVLKQKARIRWILEGMKTLNSFTLPFEESIVSQI
- the LOC139848606 gene encoding uncharacterized protein, which encodes MRNSLVPKKVEVFVWRAKRRRLPVLTELDKRGIDLHSVRCPICDNDIETVDHSLIFCKDTLDIWNKVYKWWGFNGVTNLSISEIFCGNSPHQLSTLGAKIWQAVEWSCGYLIWKNRNQKVFCNKSWNPPVALNEIQVKNYNWIAKRCKSKKIEWHTWLHNPLSFIA